The Cucurbita pepo subsp. pepo cultivar mu-cu-16 chromosome LG08, ASM280686v2, whole genome shotgun sequence genome contains a region encoding:
- the LOC111800394 gene encoding serine/threonine-protein kinase AFC1 isoform X1: METQRMIEFPHKNMDKRPKKRQRLAWDMPPPVPPPKVVPPPYCGQEFGNGQFSNYGYPTMYCRGAPRLGSPPWRPDDKDGHYVFSIGECLTPRYRILSKMGEGTFGQVLECLDSEKKEVVAIKIVRSISKYREAAMIEIDVLQRLARHDIGGTRCVQIRNWFDYRNHICIVFEKLGPSLYDFLRKNSYRSFPIDLVREFARQLLESVAFMHELRLIHTDLKPENILLVSSEFIRVPDHKFLSRSAKDGSYFKNLPKSAAIKLIDFGSTTTEHQDHSYIVSTRHYRAPEVILGLGWNYPCDLWSVGCILVELCSGEALFQTHENLEHLAMMEKVLGPLPQHMVLRADRRAEKYFRRGMQLDWPQSVTSRESMRAVWKLPRLPNLVMQHVDHSAGDLIDLLQGLLRYDPTERLMAREALRHPFFTRDLRSSLFPGAWARSNRWNVDSKPKAAVE, translated from the exons ATGGAAACGCAAAGGATGATTGAATTTCCGCACAAAAATATGGATAAACGCCCGAAGAAGAGGCAGAGATTAGCTTGGGATATGCCTCCTCCTGTTCCTCCTCCGAAG GTTGTTCCACCACCATACTGCGGGCAGGAATTTGGGAACGGGCAATTTTCCAATTATGGATATCCGACTATGTATTGCAGGGGGGCACCGCGCCTTGGATCTCCTCCATGGAGGCCTGATGACAAAGATGGACACTATGTATTCTCCATTGGAGAATGTTTAACTCCTCGTT ACAGAATTCTGAGCAAAATGGGTGAAG GAACATTTGGACAAGTCTTAGAATGCTTGGATAGTGAGAAAAAAGAGGTTGTGGCTATTAAAATTGTTCGTTCTATAAGCAAATATCGGGAAGCTGCCatgattgaaattgatgtccTACAAAGGCTGGCCAGGCATGATATTGGAGGCACTCG TTGTGTGCAAATTCGGAATTGGTTTGACTATCGTAATCATATATGTATT GTATTTGAGAAGCTTGGACCAAGCTTATACGATTTTCTTCGCAAAAACAGCTACCGTTCATTTCCCATTGATCTTGTTCGGGAGTTTGCCAGACAACTTCTGGAGTCTGTAGCAT TTATGCACGAGCTACGGCTGATTCACACTGATTTGAAGCCAGAGAATattcttcttgtttcctcAGAGTTCATTAGAGTGCCAGACCATAAG TTCTTATCACGTTCAGCAAAAGACGGGTCCTATTTCAAGAATCTTCCAAAGTCAGCTGCGATCAAGCTCATTGATTTTGGAAGTACCACTACTGAACATCAAGATCACAGCTATATTGTTTCCACACGTCATTATAGGGCACCTGAAGTTATCCTGG GTCTAGGATGGAACTATCCTTGTGACCTATGGAGCGTGGGATGCATACTTGTTGAACTTTGTTCT GGCGAGGCACTTTTTCAAACACACGAAAACTTGGAGCATCTTGCCATGATGGAGAAGGTTTTGGGCCCCTTACCTCAACATATGGTTCTGCGGGCTGA TCGCCGTGCTGAGAAATACTTTAGGCGGGGCATGCAGCTTGATTGGCCCCAGAGTGTAACATCTCGTGAAAGCATGAGAGCAGTCTGGAAGTTACCTAGGCTTCCG AACCTTGTAATGCAGCATGTCGATCACTCTGCTGGTGATTTGATTGATCTCCTGCAAGGCCTCTTACGCTATGATCCCACCGAGAGGCTCATGGCAAGGGAAGCACTAAGACATCCTTTCTTCACGAGGGATCTAAGAAG TTCATTATTTCCAGGTGCTTGGGCAAGGTCTAACCGTTGGAATGTAGATAGCAAACCGAAAGCTGCCGTTGAATGA
- the LOC111800394 gene encoding serine/threonine-protein kinase AFC1 isoform X2 produces the protein METQRMIEFPHKNMDKRPKKRQRLAWDMPPPVPPPKVVPPPYCGQEFGNGQFSNYGYPTMYCRGAPRLGSPPWRPDDKDGHYVFSIGECLTPRYRILSKMGEGTFGQVLECLDSEKKEVVAIKIVRSISKYREAAMIEIDVLQRLARHDIGGTRCVQIRNWFDYRNHICIVFEKLGPSLYDFLRKNSYRSFPIDLVREFARQLLESVAFMHELRLIHTDLKPENILLVSSEFIRVPDHKFLSRSAKDGSYFKNLPKSAAIKLIDFGSTTTEHQDHSYIVSTRHYRAPEVILGLGWNYPCDLWSVGCILVELCSGEALFQTHENLEHLAMMEKVLGPLPQHMVLRADRRAEKYFRRGMQLDWPQSVTSRESMRAVWKLPRLPNLVMQHVDHSAGDLIDLLQGLLRYDPTERLMAREALRHPFFTRDLRRCLGKV, from the exons ATGGAAACGCAAAGGATGATTGAATTTCCGCACAAAAATATGGATAAACGCCCGAAGAAGAGGCAGAGATTAGCTTGGGATATGCCTCCTCCTGTTCCTCCTCCGAAG GTTGTTCCACCACCATACTGCGGGCAGGAATTTGGGAACGGGCAATTTTCCAATTATGGATATCCGACTATGTATTGCAGGGGGGCACCGCGCCTTGGATCTCCTCCATGGAGGCCTGATGACAAAGATGGACACTATGTATTCTCCATTGGAGAATGTTTAACTCCTCGTT ACAGAATTCTGAGCAAAATGGGTGAAG GAACATTTGGACAAGTCTTAGAATGCTTGGATAGTGAGAAAAAAGAGGTTGTGGCTATTAAAATTGTTCGTTCTATAAGCAAATATCGGGAAGCTGCCatgattgaaattgatgtccTACAAAGGCTGGCCAGGCATGATATTGGAGGCACTCG TTGTGTGCAAATTCGGAATTGGTTTGACTATCGTAATCATATATGTATT GTATTTGAGAAGCTTGGACCAAGCTTATACGATTTTCTTCGCAAAAACAGCTACCGTTCATTTCCCATTGATCTTGTTCGGGAGTTTGCCAGACAACTTCTGGAGTCTGTAGCAT TTATGCACGAGCTACGGCTGATTCACACTGATTTGAAGCCAGAGAATattcttcttgtttcctcAGAGTTCATTAGAGTGCCAGACCATAAG TTCTTATCACGTTCAGCAAAAGACGGGTCCTATTTCAAGAATCTTCCAAAGTCAGCTGCGATCAAGCTCATTGATTTTGGAAGTACCACTACTGAACATCAAGATCACAGCTATATTGTTTCCACACGTCATTATAGGGCACCTGAAGTTATCCTGG GTCTAGGATGGAACTATCCTTGTGACCTATGGAGCGTGGGATGCATACTTGTTGAACTTTGTTCT GGCGAGGCACTTTTTCAAACACACGAAAACTTGGAGCATCTTGCCATGATGGAGAAGGTTTTGGGCCCCTTACCTCAACATATGGTTCTGCGGGCTGA TCGCCGTGCTGAGAAATACTTTAGGCGGGGCATGCAGCTTGATTGGCCCCAGAGTGTAACATCTCGTGAAAGCATGAGAGCAGTCTGGAAGTTACCTAGGCTTCCG AACCTTGTAATGCAGCATGTCGATCACTCTGCTGGTGATTTGATTGATCTCCTGCAAGGCCTCTTACGCTATGATCCCACCGAGAGGCTCATGGCAAGGGAAGCACTAAGACATCCTTTCTTCACGAGGGATCTAAGAAG GTGCTTGGGCAAGGTCTAA